The Primulina eburnea isolate SZY01 chromosome 18, ASM2296580v1, whole genome shotgun sequence genome segment TGGACCACTTACTTCAGATGCATACCTTAACATAGGATTTACTTTTGGAGTCTCTCTCAGGATGTCATTCTAGTTTCTATTACGAGGAAGTTGTTATAATAAGACACCTAATCTGCCAATGAGATGAAAGCGTATCAACGAGCCCTTTCAAAAGTTGATTTGATTGCATGCCTGATAGTAGATGGAAACCGAAAACCTTTGGCTTTCTTGAAAGATTCCTTTATGAAACCTCCATCTTTGGGCTTATCCACAATTTAGGTGGATGAAGGAAATTGAGACTCGACTTCATAAAGAGTCCCGAAATGAAGGAATAGAGACTCGAATTCTTGTCCAGTTGGATTGGATCCCAGTCGGGCCTATTCATGTGTACCGAGTGACTTGTCATTTATTCAAAGAAAGGACATTGCTGCATTTTTAGTGAAATGTCGATGAGAAATTAACTTTATAATGCTAATGCTTGAATGAGACTAAAGCAATAGTGAATAATGTAGCAGATTCAGATACCTGAAGATGTAAATTTTCTTGGTTCGTTCTTCTTATCATCCCTACAAAATTGATTCAACTTGCAGGGGACTGTAGTGTTGCTGTTTCAGCCGGCAGAGGAAGCTGGGAATGGAGCAAAAAGAATGATTCAAGAGGAAGCCCTTAAAGACGTTGAGGCCATATTTGCAGCGCACGTATCACATCAGCTCCCGACCTCTGTCATCGGGTCGAGACCTGGCCCTTTTCTGGCAGGTTGTGGCTTCTTCAAGGCCGTTGTTACCAGTGAAAAAGCCACTTCAGGGAGCGTCTACGACTCAGTCAACCCCGTCTTAGCTGCCTCAGCTGCGGTGATCAGCCTGCAGGGCATCGTGTCCCAAGAGATGAATCCATTGGACTCACACGTAGGAACAAACTCAAGAGTTTCACTCACATTACGTCCAAATCAGCTTCCATTTTCGAGAAACATCGTTTAAAATTATCTGTCCATTAATTTTATTTCCCATCTTAGGTGGTCACTGTAACTTTCTTCAAAGGAGGCGATGATTTTGATCCGATGCCGAACCGTGTTGAATTTGGCGGCACTTTGAGGGCTTTTTCTAATATAAGCTTCAGCCAACTTCTTACAAGAATAGAAGAGGTTAGACATTTCATTACTGATTATATCTACCTCTGCTATCTTAAACTAATCCAACAGGAGCAATGAAATACCTTAAACATTTTAAACAGATTATCGTAGCTCAAGCTTTGGTTTTCAGATGCTCAGCAACGGTTGACTTCTTCAAGAACTCAAACTTGATTTACCCACCTATGGTAAACGATGGCAAAATGTACAAACACTTGAAGAAAGTTGTCCACGATCTAGTAGGACCCTCGAATTTCCAAGTCGTCGAGCAGATAATGGGGGCAGAGGACTTCTCATTTTTCTCGGAAGTGATTCCTGCAGCCTTCTTCTTCATCGGAATCAAGAATGAAACTCTAGGATCAGTACACTCTGTCCACTCGCCTCATTTTTCTATAGATGAAGACGCACTTCCTATAGGTGCAGCAACTCATGCTGCCATTGCTGAGAGATATCTACACGAGCGAATAGTCTCTTCATCATGACAAACGAAATCTGCAGAACTGTAAATGAGCGCAAGTAAATAAATTTTCCTTTTGTTGTACAAGTGTTCTATACAGAAAAATGAACATTAGTTCATCTATGTTTTACGAGAATGAATGAGACGCATCAGAGCATTTGTTGATTGTTTCTTCCTCTTCATGTGGATACATGCTATCAAAGAGAAGTCTATGGAGCAAATAACATGTTATATTTATGTTGGGAAGGAGCAACAGTGATCTCTATTCACCTGTACACTTGACTTTACAGCAAAACAATCGAAATGGGATGATCAAATCGCTATTCAAAGATTTGAATGATAATATGACCACTTTGAAATTGTTTTCGATACATTGAAAAGTATTAAATCCTATACATCTCATTTGAACTAACCGATTTGAAGTCCCAACA includes the following:
- the LOC140819751 gene encoding IAA-amino acid hydrolase ILR1-like 6 yields the protein MKNPGENLPIFVLLLLSCMISGKTQQKSADHDAVSRFEHAQASPKNPTLSSKNLSASPGKEKESLSPDVGRTDCSVWSRACSEEILGIAKKQGNVKWIKSIRRRIHENPELAYEEVETNRLIRRELDEMGVSYQFPVAKTGIRAAVGTGGPPFVAIRADMDALPIQEEVEWEHMSKNVGKMHACGHDAHVAMLMGAAKILKTREDQLKGTVVLLFQPAEEAGNGAKRMIQEEALKDVEAIFAAHVSHQLPTSVIGSRPGPFLAGCGFFKAVVTSEKATSGSVYDSVNPVLAASAAVISLQGIVSQEMNPLDSHVVTVTFFKGGDDFDPMPNRVEFGGTLRAFSNISFSQLLTRIEEIIVAQALVFRCSATVDFFKNSNLIYPPMVNDGKMYKHLKKVVHDLVGPSNFQVVEQIMGAEDFSFFSEVIPAAFFFIGIKNETLGSVHSVHSPHFSIDEDALPIGAATHAAIAERYLHERIVSSS